Proteins encoded by one window of Actinocorallia herbida:
- the kstD gene encoding 3-oxosteroid 1-dehydrogenase gives MPVRPPTPSRRQVLGGAIGTLVGVAVAPHTAAHAAAATYDVVVVGAGAAGMTAALTAAERGLSVLVVEKAAKFGGSAARSGAGIWLPNNSVILAAGVPDTAAKAAAYLDAVVGSDVPADRKAAFLAKGPEMLDFVMANSPSRFLWMEGYSDYYPGLAGGMPNGRSIEPAMFDGNLLGAERANLNPSYIPTPDGVTIYSHEYRWLNIALVNATGAAVSTRTVARWVAAKSAGKDPLTMGQALAGGLRAGLLRSNVPVWLSSPLTELLHDASGRVTGVTVDRNGTATTVNATRGVIVCSGGFERNAAMRAQYQQQPIGTDWTVGAHSNTGDGILAGIGAGAQVSLMEDSWWGPAIPLPDEPYFCLSERTLPGGFIVNQQGRRFVNEAAPYSDVVHIMYQQNATAPDIPCWLIVDQNYRNRYLFKDLSPTYPFPDGWYAAGAVKKAWNIPALADAIGVPRTNFWNTYTRFNGFAYSGKDLDFKRGDSVYDHYFTDPGVSPNSCLAPLLTAPFYALKIVPGDLGTKGGMVTDARARVLNGSGAVIPGLYAAGNCSSAVMGHSYAGAGSTLGPAMTFGYIAAKDI, from the coding sequence GTGCCCGTGCGACCCCCCACCCCCAGCAGACGCCAGGTACTCGGCGGCGCGATCGGCACCCTCGTCGGTGTCGCGGTCGCTCCGCACACGGCGGCCCACGCCGCCGCGGCCACCTACGACGTGGTCGTGGTCGGTGCGGGAGCCGCCGGGATGACCGCGGCGCTCACCGCGGCCGAGCGCGGCCTCAGCGTGCTCGTCGTGGAGAAGGCCGCCAAGTTCGGCGGCTCCGCGGCCCGCTCCGGCGCCGGGATCTGGCTGCCGAACAACTCCGTCATCCTCGCCGCCGGGGTGCCCGACACCGCGGCCAAGGCCGCGGCCTACCTCGACGCAGTGGTCGGCTCCGACGTCCCGGCCGACCGGAAGGCGGCCTTCCTGGCCAAGGGTCCGGAGATGCTGGACTTCGTCATGGCCAACAGCCCGTCCAGGTTCCTGTGGATGGAGGGCTACTCCGACTACTATCCCGGGCTCGCGGGCGGCATGCCGAACGGCAGGTCCATCGAGCCCGCGATGTTCGACGGGAACCTGCTCGGCGCGGAGCGGGCGAACCTGAACCCGTCCTACATCCCGACTCCCGACGGCGTCACGATCTACAGCCACGAGTACCGGTGGCTGAACATCGCGCTCGTCAACGCGACGGGCGCGGCGGTGTCGACCAGGACCGTCGCCCGGTGGGTCGCGGCGAAGTCGGCGGGCAAGGACCCCCTGACCATGGGCCAGGCCCTCGCGGGCGGCCTGCGCGCAGGGCTGCTGCGGTCGAACGTGCCCGTGTGGCTGAGCAGCCCGCTCACGGAGCTGCTGCACGACGCCTCGGGCCGGGTGACCGGCGTGACGGTCGACCGGAACGGCACGGCCACCACGGTCAACGCGACCCGCGGCGTCATCGTCTGCTCCGGCGGCTTCGAGCGCAACGCGGCGATGCGCGCCCAGTACCAGCAGCAGCCGATCGGCACGGACTGGACGGTCGGCGCCCACTCCAACACCGGCGACGGCATCCTCGCCGGGATCGGGGCGGGCGCGCAGGTCTCCCTCATGGAGGACTCCTGGTGGGGTCCGGCCATCCCGCTGCCGGACGAGCCGTACTTCTGCCTGTCCGAGCGGACCCTGCCGGGCGGCTTCATCGTCAACCAGCAGGGCAGGCGGTTCGTCAACGAGGCCGCGCCCTACAGCGACGTCGTCCACATCATGTACCAGCAGAACGCGACGGCGCCGGACATCCCGTGCTGGCTGATCGTCGACCAGAACTACCGGAACCGGTACCTGTTCAAGGACCTCTCCCCGACGTACCCGTTCCCGGACGGCTGGTACGCGGCCGGCGCGGTGAAGAAGGCCTGGAACATCCCGGCCCTCGCCGACGCGATCGGCGTCCCCCGCACGAACTTCTGGAACACCTACACCCGCTTCAACGGCTTCGCCTACTCCGGCAAGGACCTGGACTTCAAGCGCGGTGACTCGGTCTACGACCACTACTTCACCGACCCGGGCGTCTCCCCGAACTCCTGCCTGGCCCCCCTCCTCACCGCCCCGTTCTACGCGCTCAAGATCGTCCCCGGCGATCTGGGCACCAAGGGCGGCATGGTCACCGACGCCCGCGCCCGCGTCCTCAACGGCTCCGGCGCCGTGATCCCCGGCCTGTACGCCGCGGGGAACTGCTCCAGCGCCGTCATGGGCCACAGCTACGCCGGCGCAGGCTCCACCCTCGGCCCCGCCATGACCTTCGGCTACATCGCCGCCAAGGACATCTGA
- a CDS encoding serine hydrolase domain-containing protein yields the protein MARGAGKRGAVAVAVALLLTAQGCGEENSSMKALQVLKSPTASPAPLDAATMARLDGAVKGVMREAKVPGVIVGFWRPGSDPYVRAFGIADKEENTAMSTDLHMRIGSVTKTFTVTAVLKLVDDGLMGLDDPISDYVGGVPNGDGITLRQLAEMRSGLYNYTEDPAWEKALEKDPRRAWTPRELLDHSFDHPPVFAPGERFQYSNTNTVLLGLAVEKASGRDLQDYLTTEVIEPAGLKDTTFPTNADIPNPHAHGYTAQDESGKVVDATDWDPSWAWAAGAMTSTLGDMKRWAPALAEGALLKPETQVERLNAPASGVPGLRYGLGIFDDHGWLGHNGSIPGYQTVVVQLPEEDATLVVLANTDVPHEGNEVSTLFAQAVTSIVTPEHVYTLPPSPVASPTATATSPTPTATESPTRTATPTRPATPIAPAPRTTPPTSPRTFETPTPATPPTTARPPVTPTVPASPGG from the coding sequence ATGGCTCGAGGTGCGGGAAAGCGCGGGGCCGTCGCCGTCGCGGTGGCGCTGCTGCTGACGGCGCAGGGGTGCGGGGAGGAGAACTCCTCCATGAAGGCGCTCCAGGTGCTCAAGTCGCCCACCGCGTCGCCCGCGCCGCTGGACGCCGCGACCATGGCCCGGCTCGACGGCGCCGTCAAAGGCGTGATGCGGGAGGCGAAGGTCCCCGGCGTCATCGTGGGCTTCTGGCGGCCCGGGAGCGATCCGTACGTCCGTGCCTTCGGCATCGCCGACAAGGAAGAGAACACCGCGATGAGCACCGATCTGCACATGCGGATCGGGAGCGTCACCAAGACCTTCACCGTGACGGCCGTGCTCAAGCTCGTCGACGACGGCCTGATGGGCCTGGACGACCCGATCTCCGACTACGTGGGCGGCGTGCCGAACGGCGACGGGATCACGCTCAGGCAGCTCGCGGAGATGCGGAGCGGCCTGTACAACTACACCGAGGACCCGGCCTGGGAGAAGGCGCTGGAGAAGGATCCGCGGCGCGCCTGGACGCCCCGCGAGCTGCTCGACCACAGCTTCGACCATCCGCCGGTGTTCGCGCCGGGCGAGCGGTTCCAGTACAGCAACACCAACACGGTCCTGCTCGGCCTCGCCGTCGAGAAGGCCTCCGGCCGGGATCTCCAGGACTACCTGACGACGGAGGTGATCGAGCCGGCCGGGCTGAAAGACACCACGTTCCCGACGAACGCCGACATCCCGAATCCCCATGCGCACGGCTACACCGCCCAGGACGAGTCGGGGAAGGTCGTCGACGCCACCGACTGGGACCCTTCGTGGGCGTGGGCCGCCGGGGCCATGACGTCCACCTTGGGCGACATGAAGAGGTGGGCTCCCGCACTCGCCGAAGGCGCCCTCCTGAAGCCCGAGACCCAGGTCGAGCGTTTGAACGCGCCGGCTTCGGGCGTTCCGGGGCTGCGGTACGGGCTCGGCATCTTCGACGACCACGGGTGGCTCGGCCACAACGGCTCGATCCCGGGATACCAGACGGTCGTCGTCCAGCTCCCGGAGGAGGACGCCACCCTTGTCGTCCTCGCCAACACCGACGTCCCGCACGAAGGCAACGAGGTGAGCACCCTGTTCGCCCAGGCCGTCACCTCGATCGTCACCCCTGAGCACGTCTACACACTGCCGCCTTCGCCGGTGGCCTCGCCGACGGCCACGGCGACCTCTCCTACACCCACGGCCACCGAATCGCCCACAAGAACGGCAACGCCCACGAGGCCCGCCACCCCGATCGCCCCGGCTCCCAGGACCACACCGCCCACGTCACCCCGGACGTTCGAGACGCCCACTCCCGCGACGCCGCCGACGACCGCGCGCCCGCCCGTCACACCCACCGTGCCCGCGTCGCCCGGAGGCTGA
- a CDS encoding UBP-type zinc finger domain-containing protein, protein MDDAAAASVGTARGCDGCARAGTRWVHLRECLTCGHVGCCDTSPWGHARAHFAAHGHPLVRSTEPGEKWGWCFHDEVFIVPS, encoded by the coding sequence GTGGACGACGCGGCCGCCGCGTCCGTCGGCACGGCCCGCGGCTGTGATGGCTGCGCGCGGGCCGGGACCCGCTGGGTGCACTTGCGAGAGTGCCTGACCTGCGGGCATGTGGGCTGCTGCGACACCTCACCGTGGGGGCATGCCCGGGCGCACTTCGCTGCGCACGGGCACCCCCTCGTCCGTTCGACGGAGCCCGGCGAGAAGTGGGGCTGGTGCTTCCACGACGAGGTCTTCATCGTCCCGTCGTGA
- a CDS encoding alkaline phosphatase D family protein produces MSFSRRDLLRTGLVAGGALAVPGAFAAPALARVRPSITHGVQSGDVSGGRALVWTRADRPSRMFVEYATRPDFRGSRTVRGPWLAPGSDLTGQVRLSGLPSGRDIHYRVTLDDGRSESAAERGSFRTAPERHGDVSFVWAGDLAGQGWGINEAFGGYKIFAAMAATRPDFFLCSGDFVYSDGPLTETVALPDGTAWRNLVTAEKAKVAETLAEYRGQFRYNLLDAHLRAFNAQVPIVYQWDDHEVRNNWYPGQILDDVRYTEKNVDVLAARASQAAHEYLPITPGKTLYRKLSYGPDLDVFVLDMRTYKNPNTANLETDGPGLLGPEQTAWLKRELRSSRATWKVIANDLPIGLIVPDGAVNQEGVGNTDPGLPKGREREIADVLRHAHRHDVTGIVFLTADVHYTAAHHYSPDRATFKDFTPFWEFVAGPLNAGTFGPNALDPSLGPSQEFIKVGPRANASPAEGAQFFGHVAIDSRTKALTVKLIDLNGTALYTKTLTP; encoded by the coding sequence ATGTCCTTCTCCCGCCGCGATCTGCTGCGCACCGGCCTCGTGGCCGGGGGCGCGCTCGCCGTCCCCGGGGCCTTCGCCGCCCCCGCACTGGCCCGGGTCCGCCCGTCGATCACGCACGGCGTCCAGTCCGGCGACGTCTCCGGCGGGCGCGCCCTGGTGTGGACGCGCGCCGACCGCCCGTCCCGCATGTTCGTCGAGTACGCCACCCGGCCGGACTTCCGCGGCTCCCGGACCGTCCGGGGTCCGTGGCTCGCCCCCGGCAGCGACCTCACCGGGCAGGTCCGCCTTTCCGGCCTGCCTTCGGGGCGCGACATCCACTACCGGGTGACGCTCGACGACGGCCGGTCGGAGTCGGCGGCCGAGCGGGGCTCCTTCCGGACCGCGCCGGAGCGGCACGGGGACGTCAGCTTCGTCTGGGCCGGCGACCTCGCCGGACAGGGCTGGGGCATCAACGAGGCGTTCGGCGGCTACAAGATCTTCGCCGCGATGGCCGCGACCCGTCCCGACTTCTTCCTGTGCAGCGGTGACTTCGTCTACTCCGACGGCCCGCTCACCGAGACCGTCGCGCTGCCCGACGGCACCGCCTGGCGCAACCTCGTGACCGCCGAGAAGGCCAAGGTCGCCGAGACCCTCGCCGAGTACCGCGGCCAGTTCCGCTACAACCTCCTGGACGCGCACCTCCGCGCCTTCAACGCGCAGGTGCCGATCGTCTACCAGTGGGACGACCACGAGGTGCGCAACAACTGGTATCCGGGCCAGATCCTCGACGACGTCCGCTACACCGAGAAGAACGTCGACGTCCTCGCCGCCCGTGCCTCCCAGGCCGCCCACGAGTACCTGCCCATCACCCCCGGCAAGACCCTCTACCGCAAGCTCTCCTACGGCCCCGACCTCGACGTCTTCGTCCTGGACATGCGGACCTACAAGAACCCCAACACCGCGAACCTGGAGACCGACGGCCCCGGCCTCCTCGGCCCGGAGCAGACCGCGTGGCTCAAGCGCGAGCTCCGCTCCTCCCGCGCGACCTGGAAGGTCATCGCCAACGACCTCCCGATCGGCCTGATCGTCCCCGACGGCGCCGTCAACCAGGAAGGCGTCGGCAACACCGACCCGGGCCTGCCCAAGGGCCGCGAACGCGAGATCGCCGACGTCCTCCGCCACGCCCACCGCCACGACGTCACCGGCATCGTCTTCCTCACCGCCGACGTCCACTACACCGCGGCCCACCACTACTCCCCCGACCGTGCCACCTTCAAGGACTTCACCCCCTTCTGGGAGTTCGTCGCCGGCCCCCTCAACGCGGGCACCTTCGGCCCGAACGCCCTCGACCCGAGCCTCGGTCCGTCCCAGGAGTTCATCAAGGTGGGCCCCCGGGCCAACGCCTCCCCCGCAGAAGGCGCCCAGTTCTTCGGGCACGTGGCCATCGACTCCCGCACCAAGGCCCTGACGGTCAAGCTCATCGACCTCAACGGCACCGCCCTCTACACCAAGACCCTCACCCCCTGA
- a CDS encoding WD40 repeat domain-containing protein, translating to MFAGVVDRTVKCWDAATGLLLWSVAEGRDRSRDLMFVRNADGSVALAGATGRGLRSWNPFVGEEIVSPIAGGIGTSSWGGRLGRLRQGELPGGDVVIVAPSHFCEVLRWDAHGNPFGEPLRTECPVLAVEVQKGAEGQTVIIGSSDDEIVRYWDLESGRPLGRPLDIGMAANRIAFGALSDGKKVLAVCEEGGVIAIWDVRAGAGAKPVLVDCDAVLSAAVHDLSFVVVEGEVRLGVSFSLGHEVRHWNPVTGRYLGRSFGSGFFRGGAWGGEPLGGVRLADHRIHIGPAESVLCHRVPESALEVRLT from the coding sequence TTGTTCGCGGGGGTCGTCGACCGGACGGTGAAATGCTGGGACGCCGCCACGGGGCTCCTGCTGTGGTCGGTCGCCGAGGGCCGCGACCGCAGTCGCGATCTGATGTTCGTACGGAACGCGGACGGTTCCGTCGCGTTGGCGGGTGCTACGGGCAGAGGGCTGCGGTCGTGGAACCCGTTCGTCGGGGAGGAAATCGTCTCGCCGATCGCCGGAGGAATAGGCACATCCAGCTGGGGAGGCCGACTCGGGCGCCTGAGACAGGGGGAGCTTCCTGGCGGTGACGTGGTGATCGTCGCGCCGAGCCACTTCTGTGAGGTACTGCGGTGGGACGCCCACGGAAACCCGTTCGGGGAGCCGCTGCGGACCGAATGCCCGGTTCTTGCGGTGGAGGTCCAGAAGGGGGCCGAAGGGCAGACGGTCATCATTGGCAGCTCCGACGACGAGATCGTCCGCTACTGGGATCTGGAGAGCGGTCGGCCGCTCGGCAGGCCGCTCGATATCGGGATGGCGGCGAACCGGATCGCCTTCGGCGCTCTTTCCGATGGAAAGAAGGTACTCGCCGTCTGTGAGGAGGGCGGCGTCATCGCCATTTGGGACGTCCGGGCCGGTGCGGGCGCGAAGCCGGTTCTGGTGGACTGCGATGCCGTGCTCAGCGCGGCCGTCCACGACCTGTCCTTCGTGGTCGTCGAAGGAGAGGTTCGTCTTGGTGTCTCCTTCTCTCTCGGACATGAGGTGCGGCACTGGAATCCGGTCACCGGGCGGTACCTGGGCAGGTCGTTCGGAAGCGGCTTCTTCAGGGGCGGCGCGTGGGGAGGGGAGCCGCTCGGGGGCGTCCGGCTGGCGGATCACCGGATCCACATCGGCCCGGCGGAGTCCGTTCTCTGCCACAGGGTTCCCGAAAGCGCGCTTGAGGTCCGCCTCACCTGA
- a CDS encoding enoyl-CoA hydratase/isomerase family protein, whose protein sequence is MFPGAGGTQHLPRLTGRARALEIILGGAAFDADLAERYGWINRALPADGLDAFVAGLARRIAGRPPHAVAAAVEAVEASALPLPEGSSSRTPSSARCSPPPKPSNA, encoded by the coding sequence ATGTTCCCCGGCGCGGGCGGCACCCAGCACCTGCCTCGCCTGACGGGCCGGGCCCGCGCCCTCGAGATCATCCTCGGCGGCGCCGCGTTCGACGCCGACCTCGCCGAACGCTACGGATGGATCAACCGCGCCCTGCCCGCCGACGGGCTCGACGCCTTCGTGGCCGGCCTGGCCCGTCGCATCGCCGGCCGCCCTCCGCACGCCGTCGCCGCGGCCGTCGAGGCCGTTGAAGCCTCAGCCCTTCCCCTGCCCGAGGGCTCCTCATCGAGGACACCCTCATCCGCCAGGTGTTCACCTCCCCCGAAGCCGTCGAACGCATGA
- a CDS encoding GntR family transcriptional regulator gives MSSTARGASSQIAESLKHRVTDGVYAPGTKLPSESALCAEFGVTRNTMRRALSALEKAGLVVTIPGTGRTVRDPDGPTRPSPP, from the coding sequence ATGAGCTCAACCGCGAGGGGCGCCTCCTCGCAGATCGCGGAATCCCTCAAACACCGCGTCACCGACGGCGTCTACGCCCCAGGCACCAAGCTCCCCTCGGAATCGGCCCTCTGCGCCGAGTTCGGCGTCACCCGCAACACGATGCGCCGAGCACTCTCCGCCCTGGAGAAGGCGGGTCTGGTCGTGACGATCCCCGGCACGGGCCGCACGGTCCGCGACCCGGACGGACCCACCAGGCCCTCTCCGCCGTAG
- a CDS encoding helix-turn-helix transcriptional regulator, whose amino-acid sequence MDRGELARFLRSRREALQPEDVGLPRSRHRRTSGLRREEVAELAAISADYYSRIEQQRGPRPSAQVLGAIADALRLTPEERDHLFRLAGHPVPARVAADPVDAGIMQIFQQLEDSPAQITNQRGEVLAQNRLSRLLLGDQTRHEGFARSFAYRWFTDPAERLLTPAEDRDRHSRTLTAQLLAARTRDPKDAGTAALVDELRDASPEFAALWHDRPVVGPYCPAKHLDHPLVGPLTLNGQTLLDPAHPHRLTVFTPADPDTDSRLALLSVLADETPMIHTRAHAQTTP is encoded by the coding sequence ATGGACCGCGGCGAACTCGCTCGATTCCTGCGCAGCAGGCGCGAGGCTCTGCAACCCGAGGACGTCGGACTGCCGCGGAGCAGACATCGCAGGACGAGCGGACTGCGCCGCGAGGAGGTCGCCGAACTCGCCGCGATCTCCGCCGACTACTACAGCCGGATCGAGCAGCAGCGCGGGCCGCGCCCGTCGGCGCAGGTCCTGGGCGCCATCGCGGACGCCCTCCGGCTCACCCCGGAGGAGCGCGACCACCTGTTCCGCCTCGCCGGGCACCCGGTGCCGGCGCGGGTCGCGGCCGATCCCGTCGACGCGGGCATCATGCAGATCTTCCAGCAGCTCGAGGACTCGCCCGCGCAGATCACCAACCAGCGCGGCGAGGTCCTGGCGCAGAACCGGCTCTCCCGGCTGCTCCTCGGCGACCAGACCCGGCACGAGGGTTTCGCCCGCTCCTTCGCCTACCGCTGGTTCACCGATCCCGCCGAGCGTCTGCTCACCCCGGCCGAGGACCGCGACCGGCACAGCCGCACCCTCACCGCCCAGCTCCTCGCCGCGCGCACCCGGGACCCGAAGGACGCCGGCACCGCGGCCCTGGTCGACGAACTCCGCGACGCGAGCCCCGAGTTCGCCGCCCTCTGGCACGACCGCCCCGTCGTCGGCCCGTACTGCCCGGCCAAGCATCTGGACCACCCGCTCGTCGGCCCCCTCACCCTCAACGGCCAGACCCTCCTGGACCCGGCCCACCCCCACCGCCTCACCGTCTTCACCCCTGCGGACCCCGACACGGACAGCCGCCTGGCCCTCCTGTCCGTCCTCGCCGACGAGACCCCGATGATCCACACCCGTGCCCACGCCCAGACCACGCCCTGA
- a CDS encoding aldehyde dehydrogenase family protein translates to MNETDTKVFPAPSHWIDGKAVPASGDLIDVTDPATGKVIAQVPAGTAADVDTAVEAALAAFPAWSATSPEERATVLQRVADLMRERAEDIATTISAEMGAPISLARNAQAALPVLATEVSIAAAADFPWTEEIANSLIVREPIGVVGAITPWNFPLQQLVTKVVPALLAGNTVVLKPSEVAPLSARIFAEITTDAGLPDGVLNLVNGTGPVVGEAISGHPKIDMISFTGSTAAGKKITVAAAANVKRVALELGGKAAHIILPDADLEEAVVRGLSYAWINGGQACGAWSRMLVPAELHDRAVEILREAAANYTVGDPTDPATIIGPLASETQRQRVESYIEKGIADGATLIVGGPGRPDGLDTGAYVKPTIFANVDPYSVIAQEEIFGPVLMVIPYVDDDEAVEIANSTIYGLSAAIAGEPEHAMAIARRLRVGQVDVNHADLNFLAPFGGYKQSGNGRELGHEGLAEFLETKAIGR, encoded by the coding sequence ATGAACGAGACAGACACCAAGGTCTTCCCCGCCCCGTCCCACTGGATCGACGGCAAGGCGGTCCCCGCCTCCGGCGACCTGATCGACGTCACCGACCCGGCCACCGGCAAGGTGATCGCGCAGGTTCCCGCCGGCACCGCCGCGGACGTCGACACCGCCGTCGAGGCCGCGCTCGCCGCCTTCCCCGCCTGGTCGGCCACCTCGCCCGAGGAGCGGGCGACCGTGCTCCAGAGGGTCGCCGACCTCATGCGGGAGCGCGCGGAGGACATCGCGACGACCATCTCCGCCGAGATGGGCGCGCCCATCTCCCTCGCCCGCAACGCGCAGGCGGCGCTGCCCGTCCTCGCCACCGAGGTGAGCATCGCCGCGGCCGCGGACTTCCCGTGGACCGAGGAGATCGCGAACTCGCTGATCGTGCGCGAACCGATCGGCGTGGTGGGCGCGATCACGCCCTGGAACTTCCCGCTCCAGCAGCTGGTGACGAAGGTGGTTCCGGCGCTGCTGGCCGGCAACACCGTCGTGTTGAAGCCGTCGGAGGTCGCGCCGCTGAGCGCCCGGATCTTCGCCGAGATCACCACTGACGCGGGGCTGCCGGACGGCGTGCTCAACCTCGTGAACGGCACGGGTCCCGTGGTCGGCGAGGCGATCTCCGGCCACCCGAAGATCGACATGATCTCCTTCACCGGCTCCACCGCGGCCGGCAAGAAGATCACCGTGGCGGCCGCCGCGAACGTCAAGCGGGTCGCGCTGGAACTGGGCGGCAAGGCGGCCCACATCATCCTGCCCGACGCCGACCTCGAAGAGGCGGTCGTGCGCGGCCTGTCCTACGCCTGGATCAACGGCGGTCAGGCCTGCGGCGCCTGGTCGCGGATGCTGGTCCCCGCGGAACTGCACGATCGGGCGGTGGAGATCCTCCGCGAGGCCGCGGCGAACTACACCGTCGGCGACCCGACCGACCCGGCCACGATCATCGGCCCGCTGGCCTCGGAGACCCAGCGGCAGCGCGTCGAGTCCTACATCGAGAAGGGCATCGCCGACGGCGCGACCCTGATCGTCGGCGGACCCGGCCGGCCCGACGGGCTCGACACCGGCGCGTACGTCAAGCCGACCATCTTCGCGAACGTCGACCCGTACTCGGTGATCGCGCAGGAGGAGATCTTCGGTCCCGTCCTCATGGTCATCCCCTACGTCGACGACGACGAGGCGGTGGAGATCGCCAACAGCACGATCTACGGGCTGAGCGCCGCCATCGCGGGCGAGCCGGAGCACGCGATGGCCATCGCCAGGCGGCTGCGGGTCGGCCAGGTCGACGTCAACCACGCCGACCTGAACTTCCTCGCCCCGTTCGGCGGGTACAAGCAGTCCGGCAACGGCCGCGAGCTGGGCCACGAGGGACTCGCCGAGTTCCTCGAGACCAAGGCCATCGGCCGCTGA
- a CDS encoding NAD(P)/FAD-dependent oxidoreductase yields the protein MRTIMVVGGGYAGFTAARRLERRLRRDEAEIVLIDPRPYMTYQPFLPEVIAGSIEARHAAVAHRGHLRRTRLFAGTVTGIDHARKTVTVRPARGEEFELSYDIVLVTAGAVTRTFAVPGIAEHAIGLKHVEEAVAIRDRLLTAFDEAAQLPEGSPLRERLLTVTFVGGGFSGVEGFGELLSLAASLVRKYPELDPTELRFHLVEAAERILPEVSAGPGAWVVRELERRGGLVHLGTQVVSAEDGHIVLSTGEQFDSELIVWTAGNAATALVHRHTDLPINGRGLLTVRADLRVGTDDAPVLDAWAAGDDAAIPDLSVPDSSAPGVLTVPNAQHAVRQGRLLADNVVAVLRGKEPRPYLHRSLGAVATLGIGRGVFEHRRVVIKGFAAWVMHRGYHVLAIPTWERKSRVFAVWLTAAVFGRDIVSLAAGQNPREAFVSGR from the coding sequence ATGCGGACGATCATGGTGGTGGGAGGCGGTTACGCGGGGTTCACCGCGGCCCGGCGGCTGGAGCGGAGGCTCCGCCGCGACGAGGCGGAGATCGTCCTCATCGACCCGCGTCCGTACATGACGTACCAGCCGTTCCTGCCCGAGGTGATCGCCGGTTCGATCGAGGCCCGGCACGCCGCCGTCGCGCACCGCGGGCATCTGCGCCGTACGCGGCTGTTCGCCGGGACCGTCACCGGGATCGACCATGCACGCAAGACCGTCACGGTGCGCCCGGCGCGGGGCGAGGAGTTCGAGCTCTCCTACGACATCGTCCTGGTCACCGCGGGGGCGGTGACGCGCACGTTCGCCGTGCCGGGGATCGCCGAGCACGCGATCGGCCTCAAGCACGTCGAGGAGGCCGTGGCGATCCGGGACCGGCTGCTGACCGCGTTCGACGAGGCGGCGCAGCTCCCGGAAGGGTCGCCGCTGCGGGAGCGGCTGCTCACCGTGACGTTCGTGGGCGGCGGTTTCTCCGGCGTCGAAGGGTTCGGGGAGCTCCTGTCGCTGGCGGCGTCGCTGGTCCGGAAGTATCCGGAGCTCGATCCGACGGAGCTGCGGTTCCACCTGGTCGAGGCCGCCGAGCGGATCCTCCCCGAGGTCTCCGCCGGGCCCGGCGCGTGGGTGGTGCGCGAACTCGAGCGACGGGGCGGGCTCGTCCACCTCGGCACCCAGGTCGTCTCGGCGGAGGACGGGCATATCGTCCTGTCGACCGGCGAGCAGTTCGACTCGGAGCTGATCGTCTGGACCGCCGGGAACGCCGCGACCGCGCTCGTCCACCGGCACACCGATCTGCCGATCAACGGGCGCGGCCTGCTCACCGTCCGGGCCGACCTGCGGGTCGGCACCGACGACGCGCCCGTGCTCGACGCCTGGGCCGCGGGCGACGACGCGGCGATCCCCGACCTCTCGGTGCCCGACTCCTCCGCGCCCGGCGTGCTGACCGTGCCGAACGCCCAGCACGCGGTCCGGCAGGGCAGGCTGCTCGCCGACAACGTCGTCGCGGTCCTGCGCGGCAAGGAGCCGCGGCCGTACCTGCATCGCAGCCTCGGCGCGGTCGCGACGCTGGGGATCGGCCGGGGCGTCTTCGAGCACCGCCGCGTCGTCATCAAGGGCTTCGCCGCCTGGGTCATGCACCGCGGCTACCACGTGCTGGCCATCCCGACCTGGGAGCGCAAGAGCCGTGTCTTCGCGGTCTGGCTGACGGCCGCCGTGTTCGGCCGCGACATCGTCTCGCTCGCCGCAGGGCAGAACCCCCGCGAGGCGTTCGTCTCCGGCCGCTGA
- a CDS encoding cupin domain-containing protein, translated as MGTTDRPPYGAWQNALTVLQEAHPASIPDGPHVMTVVIEYPPGDPGTPPHRHSGPAFGYVLEGEMLLEIEGEAPRVVRAGETFWEPGGDVIHYQDGNNRTDTRLRFLVTMLCAPGQPMLTLVEESELAERASARRPA; from the coding sequence ATGGGAACGACCGACCGTCCGCCGTACGGGGCCTGGCAGAACGCGCTGACCGTGCTCCAGGAGGCCCATCCGGCGTCCATCCCCGACGGCCCGCACGTGATGACCGTCGTCATCGAGTACCCGCCCGGCGATCCCGGGACGCCCCCGCACCGCCACTCCGGTCCCGCCTTCGGGTACGTGCTGGAGGGCGAGATGCTGCTGGAGATCGAAGGCGAGGCCCCCCGGGTCGTCCGCGCCGGGGAGACGTTCTGGGAGCCCGGCGGCGACGTCATCCACTACCAGGACGGCAACAACCGGACGGACACCCGGCTGCGTTTCCTCGTCACCATGCTCTGCGCGCCGGGGCAGCCGATGCTGACCCTCGTCGAGGAGTCCGAGCTCGCCGAGCGGGCGTCGGCGCGGCGGCCGGCGTGA